The following proteins come from a genomic window of Leptospira bandrabouensis:
- the leuS gene encoding leucine--tRNA ligase, translating into MNYPFQDIEQKWQKHWDDHQTFRTNAHSTKPKYYCLDMFPYPSGAGLHVGHPEGYTATDIISRLKRMEGFEVLHPMGWDAFGLPAERYAMTTGVHPRTTTKNNIDTFRRQIKSLGLSYDWEREISTTHPDYYRWTQWIFLQIYNSYFDRKLNKALPITELIQTFEREGSVFFEGKELPKGIQFSAADWKAKSRKEKEDILSHFRLVYEANIPVNWCEALGTVLANEEVEEWTSKGYSVERKPMRQYMMRITAYAERLLNDLALCEWPTSTLEMQRNWIGKSEGLELSFHVPRVSKDITVYTTRPDTIFGATYLVLAPEHPLVAELTTAEQKSAVEKYQKDCSLKSDLERTELNKDKTGVFTGSYASLPTDSTIQVPIYISDYVLISYGTGAIMAVPAHDQRDYDFAVKFQLPIKQVIDGKMEPNLAFDSKESVCINSTSTEVKLDGKSYKDAFQTMTTWAEGKGIGRKKIQFKLRDWLFARQRYWGEPIPLVHFADGTPKALSESELPLVLPDLEEFKPSGTGESPLALAKDWLVYTDPETGEVGKRETNTMPQWAGSCYYYLRYIDPRNNEKLIDPELEKAWMPVEVYVGGAEHAVLHLLYSRFWHKILFDLGHVSSPEPFQKLVHQGLILGEDKGKMSKSRGNVVNPDDVVSEFGADTLRLFEMFMGPFEMSKPWSKNGVDGVFRFLNRVWRLFHSGENESFFVEDIEPNEAELKTLHRTIKKVKDDIDSFSFNTAVSQMMIFVNEFTSNPRKPRKVFEPFVLALSPFAPHLAEELWEKLGHKESLAYHPYPKWEEKYLVDANITIVVQVNGKMRGEFLAPRDIEEKEVLSLAKAVEKAKPFWEGKEIKKEIYVKGKLVNIVVAG; encoded by the coding sequence ATGAATTATCCATTCCAAGATATTGAACAAAAATGGCAAAAACACTGGGACGACCACCAGACCTTTCGCACAAACGCCCACTCAACTAAACCTAAATACTATTGTTTAGACATGTTTCCCTACCCAAGTGGCGCTGGCCTACACGTAGGCCACCCTGAGGGATACACAGCTACCGACATCATTTCACGACTCAAACGAATGGAAGGATTTGAAGTCCTCCATCCTATGGGTTGGGACGCTTTTGGTCTACCCGCAGAACGATATGCGATGACAACTGGAGTCCACCCTCGCACCACAACAAAGAACAATATTGATACTTTCCGTCGCCAAATCAAAAGCCTTGGGCTTTCGTATGACTGGGAAAGAGAAATCTCCACAACACATCCTGACTATTACCGTTGGACCCAGTGGATTTTTTTGCAAATTTACAATTCCTATTTTGACAGAAAGTTAAACAAAGCACTCCCCATTACAGAACTAATTCAAACCTTCGAAAGAGAAGGATCCGTGTTTTTTGAAGGAAAAGAACTCCCAAAAGGAATTCAGTTCTCTGCTGCTGATTGGAAGGCCAAATCCCGCAAAGAAAAAGAAGATATTTTATCCCATTTCCGCTTAGTGTATGAGGCCAATATCCCCGTCAACTGGTGTGAGGCACTGGGAACTGTTCTTGCCAATGAAGAAGTGGAAGAATGGACCTCCAAAGGGTATTCTGTGGAAAGAAAACCCATGCGCCAATATATGATGCGTATCACAGCTTACGCCGAACGTTTGCTAAATGATCTTGCTCTTTGTGAATGGCCGACTTCCACTTTGGAAATGCAAAGAAACTGGATTGGAAAATCCGAAGGATTGGAACTTAGTTTCCATGTTCCGCGCGTTTCCAAAGACATCACTGTTTATACAACAAGACCTGATACGATTTTTGGTGCTACTTACCTTGTCCTTGCTCCAGAACATCCACTTGTGGCAGAGCTTACCACGGCAGAACAAAAATCCGCAGTCGAAAAATACCAAAAAGATTGTTCTTTAAAAAGTGATTTAGAAAGAACCGAACTCAATAAAGATAAAACTGGAGTTTTTACGGGATCTTATGCAAGTTTGCCAACAGATTCCACGATTCAAGTTCCGATTTATATTTCCGATTATGTTTTAATTTCTTATGGAACCGGTGCCATTATGGCCGTTCCTGCCCATGACCAAAGAGACTACGATTTTGCTGTGAAGTTCCAACTTCCCATCAAACAAGTGATCGATGGAAAAATGGAACCGAACCTTGCTTTTGATTCAAAAGAATCGGTTTGTATTAACTCTACTTCCACAGAAGTTAAGTTAGATGGTAAATCTTACAAAGATGCCTTCCAAACGATGACGACTTGGGCCGAAGGAAAAGGAATTGGTCGTAAAAAAATCCAATTCAAACTCAGGGATTGGCTTTTTGCAAGACAAAGGTATTGGGGGGAACCCATTCCGCTCGTTCACTTTGCTGATGGAACTCCGAAAGCCCTCTCTGAATCAGAACTTCCTTTAGTACTCCCTGACTTAGAAGAATTCAAACCTTCGGGAACTGGCGAGTCTCCACTTGCTTTAGCTAAAGATTGGCTAGTATATACAGATCCTGAAACAGGTGAAGTGGGAAAAAGAGAAACCAATACCATGCCGCAGTGGGCCGGCTCTTGTTATTATTACTTACGTTATATCGACCCAAGAAACAACGAGAAACTCATTGATCCAGAACTCGAAAAAGCTTGGATGCCAGTCGAAGTGTATGTAGGTGGGGCAGAACATGCAGTATTACACTTGTTATACTCTAGGTTCTGGCATAAAATTCTTTTTGATTTGGGTCACGTTTCTTCTCCAGAACCTTTCCAAAAACTAGTCCACCAAGGACTCATTCTTGGGGAAGACAAAGGAAAAATGTCTAAGTCCAGGGGAAACGTAGTCAACCCTGATGATGTGGTTTCAGAATTTGGTGCCGACACACTTCGCCTTTTTGAAATGTTTATGGGTCCGTTTGAGATGTCCAAACCTTGGAGTAAAAACGGAGTGGATGGGGTCTTTCGATTTTTAAATCGAGTTTGGAGACTCTTTCATTCAGGGGAAAACGAATCTTTCTTTGTGGAAGATATCGAACCAAATGAAGCAGAACTCAAAACACTTCATCGTACAATTAAAAAAGTAAAAGACGATATCGATAGTTTCTCTTTCAACACAGCCGTATCACAAATGATGATTTTTGTGAATGAATTCACAAGTAATCCTAGAAAACCCAGAAAAGTTTTTGAACCGTTTGTTCTCGCACTCTCCCCTTTTGCCCCACACTTAGCCGAAGAACTTTGGGAAAAACTTGGTCATAAAGAATCACTCGCTTACCATCCATATCCAAAATGGGAAGAGAAGTATTTGGTAGATGCCAATATTACGATTGTGGTGCAAGTGAATGGAAAGATGCGAGGAGAGTTCCTTGCCCCTCGTGACATAGAAGAAAAAGAAGTTTTGTCTCTTGCCAAAGCCGTAGAAAAGGCAAAACCATTTTGGGAAGGTAAAGAAATCAAAAAAGAAATCTATGTAAAAGGGAAACTTGTAAATATTGTAGTGGCTGGGTGA
- a CDS encoding LIC10486 family protein, which yields MSELNSKADQLKRQADLMGLTREAVFTDEQAKEVLQGKITDGYLVKVKIDLDSLNGMVLILVSSIRKHIMELYAVVGTSPTFRRIRTFADHVQISTDLGDIGKSGGYDPAISENIGRAVHRAFTKEKLEELLPLWQKKDPSHISELLENPILMATKGRNIKLQAEVDKLSTAKFRYENPMKGVILPIPKPEDEAAAAQEVSVPGISTEPAKGELSSLERQIAQYRTSFPKELNMKTVISPINGVEFDNLMEGMEILFRVPTETPEGLTNAQILGLIDEEGKISKDPVVGKFLGIAGNKSEYHIFAEGPNRYLLHSIEEHPVKVAIPKPTAMTGGTNKGPAGQNTKKKVGNAQAQDSKSSGTNLFMLMGAFVTIVLFGVLIFVMVIL from the coding sequence ATGTCCGAATTAAACTCAAAAGCTGACCAACTCAAACGACAAGCCGACCTTATGGGTCTGACAAGAGAAGCCGTATTTACGGATGAACAAGCCAAGGAAGTTCTTCAAGGCAAAATTACAGATGGTTATCTTGTAAAAGTGAAAATCGATTTGGACAGTTTGAACGGAATGGTTCTCATTCTAGTTTCTTCCATTCGAAAACATATCATGGAATTGTATGCTGTCGTAGGAACTTCTCCCACCTTTCGAAGGATTCGTACCTTTGCCGACCATGTGCAAATCTCCACGGACTTAGGGGATATTGGAAAATCTGGCGGTTATGATCCTGCGATTTCTGAAAATATCGGACGTGCCGTTCACCGAGCATTCACCAAAGAGAAGTTAGAAGAACTTCTTCCACTTTGGCAAAAAAAAGATCCTTCTCATATTTCTGAACTTTTGGAAAACCCAATCCTTATGGCTACCAAAGGTAGAAATATAAAACTTCAAGCAGAGGTGGACAAATTATCCACTGCAAAGTTTCGATATGAAAACCCAATGAAGGGTGTGATTTTACCCATTCCGAAACCTGAAGATGAAGCCGCTGCGGCACAAGAAGTTTCTGTTCCTGGAATTTCCACCGAACCAGCAAAGGGTGAACTCTCTTCATTAGAACGTCAAATCGCGCAATATAGAACTTCCTTCCCAAAAGAATTGAATATGAAAACGGTGATTTCCCCAATCAATGGTGTAGAGTTTGATAACTTAATGGAAGGTATGGAAATTTTATTCCGAGTACCTACAGAAACTCCAGAAGGACTAACTAATGCACAAATCCTTGGACTCATTGATGAAGAAGGAAAAATTTCTAAAGACCCAGTCGTTGGTAAATTTTTAGGGATTGCTGGAAACAAATCAGAATATCATATTTTTGCCGAAGGCCCCAACAGGTATTTACTGCATTCTATAGAAGAACACCCTGTAAAAGTTGCCATTCCAAAACCGACAGCTATGACAGGTGGAACAAACAAAGGACCTGCGGGTCAAAACACTAAGAAAAAAGTCGGAAATGCACAGGCCCAAGATTCAAAATCATCGGGAACCAACTTATTTATGTTAATGGGTGCTTTTGTGACGATTGTACTTTTTGGAGTATTGATATTTGTGATGGTGATCTTGTAA
- the thrC gene encoding threonine synthase yields the protein MSLTKYQFRAQFRCTNESCGKTYPLHQVIYSCEACGELLNVEHDIDSLKQVSANEWKSEFETRFRSSQFPNASGVWGKKEWVLPGIQDENIVTSGEGTTHLYDASRFAKDLGLKSLHVKQCGVSHTGSFKDLGMTVLVSQVKQMIADGVPIQAVACASTGDTSAALASYAAKAGIPSIILLPANKVSTAQLIQPVSNGALVLALETDFDGCMAVVKELTKEKSIYLANSMNSLRIEGQKTISIEITQQLGWKVPDWIVIPGGNLGNVSALGMGFEMMLELGLIDKLPRIILAQAKNASPLYESFKKGFADFSPVTAEKTLASAIQIGDPVSVKKAIRVLKKFNGVVEVATEEELANAAARGDLYGLYNDPHTGVALAALLKSVESGVVGKGESVVVISTANGLKFTEFKLAFHEGKIPNIDERLKNRIQTCKPNLSGVMEILGKQLKK from the coding sequence ATGTCACTTACAAAATATCAATTCCGAGCACAGTTTCGTTGTACCAATGAATCTTGTGGCAAAACCTATCCCCTCCACCAAGTGATTTATTCCTGCGAAGCTTGCGGGGAACTTTTGAATGTCGAACATGATATAGACAGTCTCAAACAAGTTTCGGCAAACGAATGGAAATCAGAATTTGAAACTCGGTTCCGTTCGAGCCAATTCCCGAATGCTTCGGGCGTTTGGGGGAAAAAGGAATGGGTCCTTCCTGGAATTCAGGATGAAAATATTGTGACTTCAGGGGAAGGAACTACTCATTTGTATGACGCATCCCGGTTTGCCAAAGATTTGGGACTAAAAAGCCTTCATGTCAAACAATGCGGAGTCTCGCATACCGGCTCTTTTAAAGATTTAGGAATGACGGTTCTTGTGAGCCAGGTCAAACAAATGATTGCGGACGGTGTGCCCATCCAAGCGGTCGCCTGCGCATCCACAGGAGATACCTCGGCTGCCCTCGCATCTTATGCGGCTAAAGCCGGAATTCCTTCTATCATTTTACTTCCAGCTAACAAAGTTTCAACGGCGCAGCTCATCCAACCCGTTTCGAATGGGGCCCTTGTTTTGGCACTCGAAACAGACTTTGATGGTTGTATGGCCGTGGTGAAAGAACTCACGAAAGAAAAATCCATATACCTTGCAAACTCAATGAATTCACTGCGAATCGAAGGGCAAAAAACCATTTCGATTGAGATCACACAACAGTTAGGTTGGAAAGTTCCGGATTGGATTGTGATTCCTGGGGGAAATTTAGGAAATGTTTCGGCCCTCGGAATGGGATTTGAAATGATGTTGGAACTTGGACTCATTGACAAACTACCAAGAATTATTTTGGCACAAGCAAAAAATGCAAGTCCGCTGTATGAATCGTTTAAGAAAGGTTTTGCGGACTTTTCTCCTGTGACTGCGGAAAAAACTTTAGCCTCTGCGATCCAAATCGGAGATCCTGTTTCTGTCAAAAAAGCCATCCGTGTTTTAAAGAAGTTCAATGGGGTTGTGGAAGTTGCCACAGAAGAAGAGTTGGCCAATGCCGCCGCACGTGGTGATTTATACGGATTGTATAATGATCCTCACACTGGTGTGGCTCTTGCTGCACTTTTGAAATCGGTAGAATCAGGTGTGGTGGGGAAAGGTGAGTCGGTGGTCGTGATCTCCACAGCGAATGGACTCAAGTTTACTGAATTCAAACTCGCATTTCATGAAGGGAAAATCCCTAACATCGATGAGAGACTCAAAAACCGAATCCAAACTTGTAAACCGAACTTAAGTGGAGTGATGGAAATCCTAGGTAAACAACTGAAGAAATGA
- the lepB gene encoding signal peptidase I yields METETHSPRWWVKFKRYTRRGILLFLFLCFLLFLRIFLFQIYSIQGNSMYPTLEHGSVVFVWKGGFAISAKFFGTPLLYTDPKIEKLDLVLFVSQEDELVVKRVIGLPGEFYSIEGGRVLIDSKELLENYLPKGTYTSEPSTSIFLNRHNSPFLAMDKQGRIPPDYYLLLGDNRQYSTDSRSFGLVPVEKIKGKVIFYF; encoded by the coding sequence ATGGAAACAGAAACACATTCTCCCCGCTGGTGGGTCAAATTCAAACGGTACACTCGCCGAGGGATTTTGCTCTTTCTTTTCCTATGTTTCCTACTATTTTTGAGAATCTTTTTATTCCAAATTTATTCCATCCAAGGAAATTCCATGTATCCAACCTTAGAACATGGGTCTGTGGTTTTTGTTTGGAAAGGTGGATTTGCCATTTCTGCCAAATTTTTTGGAACACCACTCCTTTATACAGATCCTAAAATTGAAAAGTTGGATTTGGTTTTATTTGTGAGCCAAGAGGATGAGCTTGTCGTCAAACGAGTGATAGGTTTGCCAGGAGAATTTTATTCGATTGAAGGTGGGCGTGTGCTTATCGATTCGAAAGAGTTATTAGAAAACTATCTTCCGAAAGGAACCTATACAAGTGAGCCGAGTACATCTATTTTTCTAAATCGTCATAACTCACCTTTTCTTGCCATGGACAAACAAGGAAGGATTCCACCTGATTATTATCTCCTCTTAGGTGACAACAGACAATATTCAACAGACTCCCGTTCGTTTGGACTTGTCCCTGTTGAAAAAATCAAAGGCAAAGTAATTTTCTATTTCTAA
- a CDS encoding penicillin-binding protein, whose translation MTEYKQRFKYIILFILSLFGILLFRVIYLTYFNDNIINLKSSKYVQRGTIYDRRGIELAISRESATVGIDPTNIYDPELTAQELGPILGIPSNKLIDTIRDKQNYFLLKREIELSKAEKIKALSLPGVRVEKEYKRIYPQGSLAASLLGFTGYDDDKALSGLEMLFNLELLSTPDAESSKGNNIHLTIDSIIQYRLEKSLQKAFLQTASKRGIGMIMDTETGKILAMASYPNFDPNHFQDFPLESHTNWSIRHVYEPGSTMKIFIALMLLNEGKILTNERFHCPGYIEIGKTIIRCTDNHGHVNLDEILQYSCNVGIIKAAQKIDEATYYNYMEKFKFGKRTNFSIHEAKGYLPPLNKWNKSTPYFLSIGQGLSVTPIQLITAAAAVVNGGILFEPSVVSQITNSYGELVHEFSIKNELLGIKEGAAKKTLNAMGKAVSQGTGKKAYLENYFIAGKTGTSQKAKAGAGYQAGLFTASFLGFFPAEKPKYVGLIVFDEPGGEAHTGGGIAAPVFREVVESIIPIVEKSEKALVYRLKGERNKIYKLDPKVMPDLSGFTASETIQIVKQLQLEYKLEGSGFVKSQEPKAGTSLTPNSSIKIVLEP comes from the coding sequence ATGACAGAATACAAACAACGTTTTAAGTATATTATTCTTTTTATTCTCTCCCTTTTTGGGATTTTACTCTTCCGTGTGATTTATCTCACATACTTCAACGATAATATCATCAATCTAAAATCAAGTAAGTATGTGCAACGTGGAACCATTTACGACAGGCGAGGGATTGAACTTGCGATTTCTCGTGAATCTGCAACCGTTGGAATTGATCCCACAAATATTTATGATCCCGAACTCACCGCACAAGAGTTAGGCCCAATTCTTGGAATTCCTTCAAACAAACTGATTGATACCATAAGAGATAAACAAAATTACTTTTTATTAAAAAGGGAAATTGAACTCTCAAAAGCAGAAAAAATCAAAGCTCTGTCTCTTCCTGGTGTTCGTGTGGAAAAAGAATACAAACGAATATATCCACAAGGAAGTTTGGCCGCAAGTTTACTAGGTTTTACTGGTTATGATGACGACAAAGCACTCTCAGGCCTTGAGATGTTATTCAATTTAGAATTGTTATCCACTCCCGATGCGGAGTCCAGTAAAGGAAACAATATCCACCTAACAATCGATAGCATTATTCAATACCGATTGGAAAAATCCTTACAAAAAGCTTTTCTCCAAACTGCATCAAAACGTGGAATCGGAATGATTATGGATACGGAAACAGGAAAAATTTTGGCGATGGCATCTTATCCAAATTTTGATCCCAACCACTTCCAAGATTTTCCATTGGAATCTCATACCAATTGGTCCATCCGCCATGTGTATGAACCTGGATCGACAATGAAAATTTTCATTGCCCTTATGTTACTGAATGAAGGAAAAATCCTCACCAATGAAAGATTCCATTGTCCCGGTTATATTGAAATTGGAAAAACCATCATTCGATGCACTGACAATCATGGTCATGTCAATTTGGATGAAATTTTACAATACTCTTGTAACGTAGGAATCATCAAAGCAGCACAAAAAATTGATGAAGCAACTTACTACAATTATATGGAAAAATTTAAGTTTGGAAAACGAACTAACTTTTCCATCCACGAAGCCAAAGGATATTTACCTCCCTTAAACAAATGGAACAAAAGTACACCTTACTTTTTATCCATAGGCCAAGGCCTTTCTGTCACACCCATCCAACTCATCACTGCTGCAGCCGCAGTTGTGAATGGTGGGATTTTATTTGAACCTTCGGTTGTCTCACAAATTACCAATTCTTATGGAGAACTGGTGCATGAGTTTTCGATTAAAAATGAACTACTCGGAATCAAAGAAGGGGCTGCCAAAAAAACATTAAATGCAATGGGGAAAGCAGTTTCGCAAGGAACAGGGAAAAAAGCCTATTTAGAAAACTACTTTATTGCGGGAAAAACGGGAACTTCACAAAAAGCAAAAGCAGGTGCGGGATACCAAGCCGGTCTTTTTACTGCGAGTTTTCTTGGTTTTTTTCCCGCAGAGAAACCAAAGTATGTGGGTCTCATTGTATTTGATGAACCAGGGGGAGAGGCCCATACGGGTGGTGGGATTGCAGCACCTGTCTTTCGTGAAGTGGTGGAAAGTATCATTCCTATTGTGGAAAAAAGTGAGAAAGCACTTGTGTATCGATTGAAGGGTGAAAGAAATAAAATTTATAAACTCGATCCCAAAGTGATGCCGGATCTTAGCGGATTTACTGCGTCCGAAACCATTCAAATTGTAAAACAACTGCAACTAGAATATAAATTGGAAGGATCTGGATTTGTGAAATCGCAAGAACCAAAAGCAGGAACTTCACTTACACCAAACTCATCTATCAAAATTGTTTTGGAACCTTAA
- a CDS encoding motility associated factor glycosyltransferase family protein produces the protein MNKSNLEKNLAALPSQVAESILNLENPSEPTNSLDSESNFSYQLTKSKTGDPTLELDGVWIHSRFDPKKEAERFATELPHDGSERIYLLFGAGLGYILPYLIEREKVTIIWMEPHQFFIKEAFQIFDFSKPLLEGNLILITGEGLEDQLSEAVKGKGTHPISFVPHRGSWQWRESDYLKLRHTAEQMFHKKDVNLATLTRFEKIWAKNICYNLPELSKFRPISDLFGIAEGISIVVCGAGPSLSESIPELTKYRNQFLLLAVDTALPILTSFGVDPDLIFSVDPQALNSQYLEDYSGDGILIFDPTSTYLSLRLDKGPNKGFVTSSLFPLIGLLERTGNGEIGSVPFGGSVSTNAASLATLMGAKYVFLVGQDLSFTKGLAHSKGAVLEERLNYLESRKFRREKHNYKQLFALPQKKVTGNLGETYITNEKMLIFKKWFEDHAKENPWTNLTKFGAKLEGIPHSEFEKVFKSDENEIKIQINLVQTVRNQIHAQLKTEIPFFDQKQLVSEIKSTTESLLDFASTVKRGLIVSERIYNQIKLNQINPKTFAEDIKQMDSIDEQVSGKKGLNEILSLGIQRIILTITEGYDDNLTLEEKENPRLAVAKKSLLLYEGLYTSVQSTKRMLTKSLYRML, from the coding sequence GTGAACAAATCTAATTTAGAAAAAAATTTAGCGGCACTACCATCCCAGGTAGCAGAATCAATTCTAAATTTAGAAAATCCATCCGAGCCTACGAATTCATTAGATTCCGAATCCAATTTCTCTTACCAACTAACAAAATCTAAGACGGGAGATCCAACTTTAGAATTAGATGGAGTTTGGATCCATAGCCGGTTTGATCCCAAAAAAGAAGCAGAACGATTTGCCACAGAACTTCCTCATGACGGTAGCGAACGCATTTATTTATTGTTTGGTGCTGGCCTTGGATATATCCTTCCTTACCTCATAGAAAGAGAAAAAGTAACCATCATTTGGATGGAACCACATCAGTTTTTCATTAAGGAAGCATTTCAAATTTTTGATTTTTCCAAACCATTATTAGAAGGAAACCTAATCCTCATCACAGGAGAAGGATTAGAAGACCAACTCTCCGAGGCTGTCAAAGGAAAGGGAACTCATCCTATTAGTTTTGTTCCTCATCGCGGCTCTTGGCAATGGAGAGAATCCGATTATTTAAAACTTCGTCATACCGCCGAACAGATGTTTCACAAAAAAGATGTGAACCTTGCTACCCTCACTCGGTTTGAAAAAATCTGGGCTAAAAATATTTGTTACAATCTTCCCGAATTATCTAAATTTCGTCCTATTTCCGATCTGTTTGGAATTGCAGAAGGAATTTCTATTGTGGTTTGCGGGGCAGGTCCAAGCCTATCCGAATCCATACCGGAACTAACAAAATATAGAAACCAATTTCTTCTTCTTGCGGTAGATACAGCTCTTCCCATCCTCACCTCTTTTGGTGTTGATCCTGATTTGATTTTTTCTGTCGACCCACAGGCCTTAAATAGCCAATACTTGGAAGATTATTCTGGAGATGGGATTCTTATTTTTGATCCCACATCTACTTATTTAAGTTTACGATTAGACAAAGGACCTAACAAGGGTTTTGTGACTTCTTCTCTCTTTCCTTTGATTGGACTACTGGAAAGAACAGGTAATGGCGAAATTGGATCAGTTCCTTTTGGCGGCTCTGTTTCCACCAATGCAGCCAGTCTTGCCACACTTATGGGAGCAAAATATGTTTTTTTAGTGGGGCAAGATTTGAGTTTTACCAAAGGTCTTGCTCATTCCAAAGGAGCAGTCCTCGAAGAACGATTGAACTATTTAGAATCTAGAAAGTTTCGTAGGGAAAAACATAACTACAAACAGCTGTTTGCTTTGCCCCAAAAAAAAGTAACAGGAAACTTGGGTGAGACCTATATCACCAATGAAAAGATGTTAATCTTTAAAAAATGGTTCGAAGACCATGCCAAGGAAAATCCTTGGACCAATCTCACCAAGTTTGGTGCCAAACTAGAAGGAATCCCTCATTCCGAATTTGAAAAAGTTTTTAAGAGTGATGAAAACGAAATAAAAATCCAAATCAATTTAGTACAAACTGTTCGAAATCAAATCCATGCTCAATTGAAAACGGAAATTCCTTTTTTCGATCAAAAACAATTGGTATCAGAGATAAAGTCCACAACAGAAAGTCTATTAGATTTTGCATCCACTGTGAAACGAGGGCTTATTGTTTCAGAGCGGATTTATAACCAAATCAAATTAAACCAAATCAATCCCAAAACTTTTGCAGAAGACATCAAACAAATGGACTCAATTGATGAACAGGTTTCTGGAAAAAAAGGTTTGAATGAAATTTTAAGTTTAGGAATCCAAAGGATTATTTTAACTATCACGGAAGGTTATGATGACAATTTAACTTTGGAAGAAAAAGAAAATCCCAGGTTAGCTGTGGCAAAAAAATCTTTGTTATTGTATGAGGGATTGTATACATCCGTTCAGTCTACCAAACGGATGCTCACAAAATCGCTCTATCGAATGTTGTAA
- a CDS encoding OmpA family protein — MADSYYRTISGKHYDNELLEIVEKATKRSKAPIGKNIAKTLFDAIKDGGDYTDVEKRTVKYIRDNFKFSPEADEYLRSEIRKWAAKISVPAAKKKSATKSSVKKESKVKRSSVRSVKASDEGFTPYVDSYEFGDSSPEEIAPTPEYNELVALNKFQITPKQNRIGRIVLLGLIIVFFIVLIIFGIRSCNRSSKSQTTTASQNSNLSQETGTRSLERVELSPGKVSNQFESRASAIRYINDLQIRFIKQSMQTEESASDKIATLAEALKAYPGIRVRVKGHTCFIGEMDENKILSDERAKFIFDELVKNGVSATQLDYRGFGETAEIESNSTEAGRIKNRRVDFTVLSVAESPN, encoded by the coding sequence GTGGCAGATAGTTATTACCGTACCATCAGTGGTAAACATTATGATAATGAATTGTTAGAAATCGTTGAGAAAGCAACCAAACGTAGCAAAGCTCCTATTGGCAAAAACATCGCAAAAACCTTATTTGATGCCATCAAAGACGGTGGCGATTATACAGATGTGGAAAAACGCACTGTTAAATACATTCGAGACAATTTTAAGTTTAGCCCCGAAGCAGATGAATACCTTCGTTCCGAAATTCGTAAATGGGCAGCAAAAATCTCGGTTCCTGCTGCAAAGAAAAAATCAGCGACCAAATCATCCGTAAAAAAGGAATCCAAAGTTAAACGAAGCTCAGTCCGTTCCGTAAAGGCTTCGGATGAAGGATTCACTCCTTATGTAGATAGTTATGAATTTGGTGATTCCTCACCAGAGGAAATCGCACCAACGCCTGAATACAATGAACTAGTTGCTTTGAATAAATTTCAAATCACACCAAAACAAAATCGAATTGGAAGAATTGTTTTACTTGGTCTGATAATAGTATTTTTTATTGTTCTGATTATTTTTGGAATCCGTAGTTGCAATCGTAGTTCGAAATCGCAAACTACAACTGCCAGTCAAAATTCCAATCTTTCGCAAGAAACGGGAACTCGCTCTTTGGAACGAGTGGAATTGTCTCCAGGGAAAGTTTCGAACCAGTTTGAATCCAGAGCTTCTGCCATTCGTTATATCAATGACTTACAAATTCGTTTCATCAAACAAAGTATGCAAACTGAAGAGAGTGCGAGTGATAAAATCGCAACCTTAGCAGAAGCATTAAAGGCCTATCCTGGGATTCGTGTTCGAGTGAAAGGACATACATGTTTTATTGGTGAGATGGATGAAAACAAAATCCTATCTGATGAACGTGCTAAGTTTATCTTTGATGAATTAGTAAAAAATGGCGTCAGTGCGACTCAACTCGACTATCGCGGGTTTGGTGAAACAGCAGAAATTGAATCCAATTCTACAGAAGCAGGGCGAATCAAAAATAGAAGGGTTGATTTTACTGTTTTATCGGTAGCCGAATCACCGAACTAG